One genomic window of Ilyobacter polytropus DSM 2926 includes the following:
- a CDS encoding GNAT family N-acetyltransferase, with protein MGMKIVKYNKLSESGYLEYINDWEFSEEIIVPMAATQEDASFHELLTRWTTDETDEVYKKGFVPSTLYFLVNKKKVLGAIHFRHELNDDLLCKGGHIGYGIRPSERGNGYALKMLLLLLDIVKAKGYNNILITCDEGNIASAKTIESANGILYDKIELEGETTLRYWIHLDS; from the coding sequence ATGGGGATGAAAATAGTAAAATACAACAAGCTGTCTGAATCTGGGTATTTAGAATATATAAATGATTGGGAATTTTCAGAGGAGATAATTGTACCCATGGCAGCTACTCAAGAAGATGCAAGCTTTCATGAACTGCTCACAAGATGGACAACTGACGAAACAGACGAGGTCTATAAAAAGGGATTTGTTCCGTCGACACTTTATTTTTTAGTTAATAAGAAAAAAGTACTAGGAGCCATACATTTCAGACATGAGCTTAATGATGATCTTCTTTGCAAAGGGGGACACATAGGCTATGGCATCAGACCTTCAGAAAGAGGGAATGGGTACGCTTTAAAAATGCTGCTGCTGCTTCTAGATATAGTTAAAGCAAAAGGGTATAATAATATTTTAATAACCTGTGATGAAGGCAATATAGCCTCGGCAAAAACAATAGAAAGTGCCAACGGGATTTTATATGATAAAATAGAACTCGAAGGGGAAACAACCCTCAGATACTGGATCCATTTAGATTCATAA
- a CDS encoding cold-shock protein — MLKGTVKWFNSEKGFGFITSEEGNDLFVHFSEINKPGFKTLEEGEEVTFDVVEGQKGPQAANVTPAN; from the coding sequence ATGCTAAAAGGAACAGTAAAATGGTTTAACTCAGAAAAGGGATTCGGATTCATCACTTCAGAAGAAGGAAACGATTTATTCGTACACTTCTCTGAAATCAACAAGCCTGGATTCAAAACTCTTGAAGAGGGAGAAGAAGTTACATTTGACGTAGTTGAAGGACAAAAAGGTCCACAAGCTGCTAACGTAACTCCTGCAAACTAA
- a CDS encoding MATE family efflux transporter, translating to MAMQRLYDVISFFYVVLKGVIMKSKIDMTQGSISKGLLKMAFPVMATSFLQMAYNLTDMFWIGRTGSSSVAAVGSAGFYVWFSFAFILVSKIGAEVRVSQSIGGKNFSRAKDYARNALQMNFMLSVFYGTLVYFFSDKLIGFFNLGDQSVISMAVSYLKIIVLGMIFSFSNPVFTGIFNGYGDSKTPFYINTIGIGVNLLLDPLLIFGIGPIPAMGVQGAAIATVLAHFTVFTTFLIYINKGKGVVSSLDFHHKPEPYIMKEYIKLGLPVALHNGLFTFFTMVIARIIAQWGPLPMAVQKVGSQIEAISWMTASGFQVAVSTFVGQNYGAKQPKRIKKGYATGIAIISVVGVFATLLLIVFAKPIFSIFIPEEKAVKFGVEYLKILGYSQLFMCIEIVTAGAFNGLGKTSPPSIVSIVFNALRIPLSIFLSSESLLGLNGVWWTLTITSILKGVILVGWFLLMVKKTEFFKTEDSLEYNTILEERDL from the coding sequence ATGGCTATGCAAAGGTTGTATGATGTGATATCTTTTTTTTATGTTGTTTTGAAAGGGGTAATAATGAAATCAAAAATAGATATGACTCAGGGAAGCATCTCGAAGGGGCTATTGAAAATGGCCTTTCCTGTAATGGCAACATCTTTTCTTCAGATGGCCTATAACCTTACTGATATGTTTTGGATAGGAAGGACTGGGAGCAGTTCTGTGGCAGCAGTTGGAAGTGCAGGGTTTTATGTGTGGTTTAGTTTTGCATTTATACTTGTATCAAAAATAGGAGCAGAGGTGAGAGTTTCCCAGAGTATAGGGGGGAAAAATTTTTCCCGGGCAAAAGACTATGCAAGAAACGCTCTTCAAATGAATTTTATGCTTTCCGTTTTTTATGGAACTCTAGTTTATTTTTTTAGTGATAAATTAATAGGATTTTTCAATCTGGGAGATCAGAGTGTTATATCCATGGCAGTATCCTATCTCAAGATCATTGTTTTAGGGATGATATTTAGTTTTTCAAATCCTGTTTTTACAGGGATTTTTAACGGATACGGAGACAGTAAGACACCATTTTATATAAATACAATCGGTATAGGGGTCAATCTTTTACTGGATCCTCTTCTTATATTTGGAATAGGACCTATTCCTGCAATGGGAGTACAGGGGGCTGCAATTGCCACAGTCTTGGCACATTTTACGGTATTTACAACTTTTCTCATATATATAAATAAGGGAAAAGGAGTGGTGAGCTCTCTAGATTTTCACCATAAACCTGAACCATATATTATGAAAGAATATATAAAGCTGGGGTTGCCTGTGGCTCTTCACAACGGGCTTTTTACATTTTTTACAATGGTAATAGCCAGAATAATAGCACAGTGGGGGCCTCTTCCTATGGCAGTACAAAAGGTGGGCTCTCAGATAGAAGCCATATCCTGGATGACAGCTAGTGGATTTCAGGTTGCAGTTTCTACCTTTGTGGGACAAAATTACGGAGCAAAACAGCCAAAACGTATAAAAAAAGGTTATGCAACTGGGATCGCGATTATTTCTGTAGTTGGTGTTTTTGCCACTCTTCTTCTGATTGTTTTTGCTAAACCGATATTTTCAATTTTTATTCCAGAGGAAAAAGCTGTAAAATTCGGTGTGGAGTATTTAAAAATACTTGGATATTCTCAATTGTTTATGTGTATAGAGATAGTTACAGCAGGGGCTTTCAATGGTCTTGGAAAGACATCACCACCCTCTATAGTCAGCATAGTCTTTAATGCCCTGAGGATCCCCTTGTCTATATTTCTCTCCTCTGAATCTTTGCTAGGATTAAATGGAGTTTGGTGGACACTCACTATAACAAGTATTTTAAAGGGTGTGATTCTTGTGGGGTGGTTTTTACTCATGGTGAAAAAAACAGAATTTTTCAAAACAGAGGACAGCTTGGAATATAATACGATTCTAGAAGAAAGAGATTTATGA
- the lgt gene encoding prolipoprotein diacylglyceryl transferase, whose product MFQEDKMDPILFEIGGFKLRYYGLMYALAFFIGIEIAKREAKRVNMSPALLENFAITAMVSGLIGGRLYYVLFNPHYYFNNPMEILAVWNGGMAIHGGIIGGIIGTFIFAHRNKVSPWKLGDIAAAPFILGQGIGRFGNLMNGEIHGVPTFTPWKVIFTLKPGFYTWYDQYRSMSIEAQMKYKELVPWGIVFPESSPAGSEFPNLPLHPAMLYEMFLNFTAFLLIWFYFRKKEYAAGTVWWIYVIMYSLIRVFVSFFRAEDLMIAGFRAPHAISIIFVSVSIIMIKYLNKRDI is encoded by the coding sequence ATATTTCAGGAGGACAAAATGGATCCAATACTATTTGAAATCGGAGGCTTCAAGTTAAGATATTACGGCCTCATGTATGCACTAGCATTTTTTATAGGAATAGAGATAGCAAAAAGAGAGGCAAAGAGAGTGAATATGTCTCCAGCCCTTTTAGAGAACTTTGCCATAACGGCTATGGTGTCTGGACTTATTGGAGGCAGACTTTACTATGTACTTTTTAACCCTCATTATTACTTTAATAATCCCATGGAGATACTCGCTGTTTGGAACGGCGGAATGGCAATTCACGGTGGGATTATCGGTGGGATTATCGGTACCTTTATCTTTGCCCACAGAAATAAAGTCAGCCCTTGGAAACTTGGAGATATTGCCGCAGCTCCATTTATTCTGGGACAAGGTATAGGTAGATTTGGTAATCTTATGAACGGGGAGATTCACGGAGTACCTACCTTTACACCTTGGAAGGTTATATTCACACTGAAACCTGGTTTTTATACATGGTATGATCAGTATAGGTCGATGAGTATAGAGGCTCAGATGAAGTACAAGGAACTGGTTCCCTGGGGAATTGTTTTTCCTGAATCTTCACCTGCAGGGAGTGAATTTCCAAACCTTCCGCTGCATCCGGCTATGCTATACGAAATGTTCTTAAACTTCACAGCTTTTTTACTTATCTGGTTTTATTTCAGGAAAAAAGAGTATGCTGCCGGTACTGTTTGGTGGATTTATGTAATTATGTACAGCCTCATAAGAGTTTTTGTAAGCTTTTTTAGGGCAGAAGATCTTATGATCGCAGGATTTAGAGCTCCTCACGCAATTAGTATCATCTTCGTTTCTGTTTCCATAATTATGATTAAATATTTGAATAAAAGAGATATTTAA
- a CDS encoding FprA family A-type flavoprotein, with translation MHNLVKVTDSVYWVGANDRKTERFENYMPLPMGVAYNSYVIKDEKTCVIDTVEFGVEGLFMEKLECVLDGKDLDYIVVNHMEPDHSGGLRDLMKKYPNAKVVGNAKTFPMMKAFIHEANEENFHIVKEGDVLDLGHHKLTFAMMPMVHWPESMVTYDTTEKILFSNDAFGSFGALDGGIFDDEVNFDFYEDEMRRYYANIVGKYGMQVQNAIKKLSPLEIKYICPSHGIVWRTDIKRVIKHYDYWSRLEPESEGVVIVYGTMYGNTAKQANAIARELSAQGIKEVKVYDASKTDHSFILSDIWKYKGLIIGSCSHNNALYPKVQPLLHKLQNYGLKNRYLGIFGNMMWSGGGVRGIQAFADALNGNEIVAEAVEVRGNPTLEDYEKLENIARAMAEKIKSHR, from the coding sequence ATGCATAATTTAGTAAAAGTAACCGATAGTGTTTATTGGGTTGGAGCAAATGATAGAAAAACTGAGAGATTTGAAAATTACATGCCTCTTCCGATGGGAGTAGCGTACAATTCATATGTTATTAAAGATGAGAAGACTTGTGTTATCGATACGGTAGAGTTCGGTGTAGAGGGACTTTTCATGGAGAAACTTGAGTGTGTTTTAGATGGTAAAGATCTTGATTATATTGTGGTGAATCACATGGAGCCTGATCATTCAGGTGGTCTTAGAGATCTTATGAAAAAATATCCTAATGCAAAGGTGGTGGGAAATGCTAAAACATTCCCTATGATGAAAGCATTTATTCACGAAGCAAATGAGGAAAATTTTCATATTGTAAAAGAGGGGGATGTTTTAGATTTAGGACATCATAAACTTACTTTTGCTATGATGCCAATGGTTCACTGGCCTGAAAGTATGGTTACTTATGATACAACAGAAAAAATACTTTTCTCAAATGATGCCTTTGGAAGTTTTGGAGCTTTAGACGGTGGAATTTTTGATGATGAAGTAAACTTTGATTTTTATGAAGATGAGATGAGAAGATACTATGCCAACATAGTTGGGAAATATGGTATGCAGGTTCAAAATGCAATAAAAAAATTAAGTCCTCTTGAGATTAAATATATATGTCCATCACACGGTATAGTATGGAGAACTGACATAAAAAGAGTTATAAAGCATTATGACTACTGGTCTAGGCTTGAGCCAGAATCAGAAGGTGTAGTTATAGTATACGGAACTATGTATGGTAATACAGCAAAACAGGCAAACGCCATAGCTAGAGAACTAAGTGCTCAGGGAATAAAAGAGGTAAAAGTTTATGACGCTTCTAAAACAGATCACTCTTTTATTTTAAGTGACATATGGAAGTATAAGGGACTTATTATTGGTTCATGCTCACACAACAATGCCCTTTATCCAAAGGTACAACCATTACTTCATAAACTACAGAATTACGGATTAAAAAATAGATATTTAGGTATATTTGGAAATATGATGTGGAGTGGTGGAGGAGTAAGAGGAATACAGGCTTTCGCTGATGCACTAAACGGAAATGAGATTGTAGCAGAGGCTGTTGAAGTAAGAGGGAATCCTACTTTGGAAGACTATGAAAAGCTTGAAAATATTGCAAGAGCTATGGCTGAAAAAATCAAATCCCATAGATAA
- the coaBC gene encoding bifunctional phosphopantothenoylcysteine decarboxylase/phosphopantothenate--cysteine ligase CoaBC, protein MKKNVLLGVTGGIAAYKAANIISLLKKNGCNVRVIMTKSATEIITPLTLETLARDRVIVDMWEKKPNLEVEHISFGEWADVVLVAPATYNMVGKVANGIADDMLSTVISATKAPVYFALAMNVNMYENPILKDNIDKLKKYGYKFIEADEGFLACNVNAKGRLKKEEDIVNIIKTELNPIEKSLNNKKILITAGRTEEAVDPVRYLSNRSTGQMGYSLASAAAQLGAEVTLVSGPTNLSVPEGVKNFLQVRSAQEMFDTVMEYYDSQDAAIACAAVADYKVKEYSTHKIKKKDDDMVLVLDRNPDILYEMGQKKNKQFLIGFAAESENLIENATRKLQKKNLDLIVGNLVTYMQSSNNQVTLLKKDGSKIEIPEMKKQELAFNILKEIKF, encoded by the coding sequence ATGAAAAAAAACGTATTACTGGGAGTTACAGGTGGGATAGCTGCATATAAGGCTGCAAATATAATCTCTCTCCTTAAAAAGAATGGGTGCAATGTCAGAGTCATCATGACAAAAAGTGCCACAGAGATAATAACTCCTCTCACCCTTGAGACCCTTGCAAGAGACAGAGTTATAGTAGATATGTGGGAAAAAAAGCCCAATCTTGAAGTAGAGCATATATCTTTCGGAGAATGGGCAGATGTGGTTTTAGTTGCTCCGGCTACATATAACATGGTGGGCAAGGTAGCAAACGGAATCGCAGACGATATGCTTTCTACAGTTATATCTGCTACAAAGGCACCTGTATATTTTGCCCTGGCAATGAATGTAAATATGTATGAAAATCCTATTTTAAAGGACAATATCGACAAATTAAAAAAATATGGGTATAAGTTTATAGAGGCTGATGAAGGATTCCTAGCATGCAATGTAAATGCCAAAGGAAGATTAAAAAAAGAAGAGGATATTGTAAATATCATCAAAACTGAATTAAACCCGATAGAAAAGTCACTTAACAATAAAAAAATTCTTATTACTGCAGGAAGAACAGAAGAAGCAGTAGATCCTGTAAGGTACCTTTCAAACAGATCCACTGGTCAGATGGGATACTCCCTAGCCTCAGCTGCAGCACAATTAGGTGCAGAGGTAACTTTAGTTTCAGGCCCTACAAATCTATCTGTTCCTGAAGGTGTTAAAAACTTTTTACAAGTTAGAAGTGCACAGGAAATGTTTGATACAGTCATGGAATATTACGACAGTCAGGATGCAGCTATTGCCTGTGCTGCTGTGGCAGACTATAAGGTAAAAGAATACTCCACACATAAGATAAAGAAAAAAGATGATGACATGGTTTTGGTCCTTGACCGAAATCCTGATATTCTTTATGAAATGGGTCAAAAGAAAAACAAGCAGTTTCTTATAGGATTTGCCGCAGAAAGTGAGAATTTGATAGAAAATGCCACAAGAAAACTCCAAAAGAAAAACTTGGATCTCATCGTAGGAAACTTAGTTACATATATGCAAAGCTCAAACAATCAGGTTACATTACTTAAAAAAGATGGATCAAAAATAGAAATACCTGAAATGAAAAAACAGGAACTTGCATTTAATATTTTAAAAGAGATCAAATTCTAA
- the rlmF gene encoding 23S rRNA (adenine(1618)-N(6))-methyltransferase RlmF yields MKKIKKKGELHPKNPHKGKYNFKLLVKNLPELKKYLKKNPRGEETIDFSDNKGVILLNKALLKTYYDIDNWDIPKGFLCPPIPGRADYIHYIAGLLKGKRKGVKVLDIGTGANCIYPIIGSQSYNWDFVASEIDPKSIENAKKIVNSNKVLKNKITLKLQKNRENIFEGIIEKNDKFDLTMCNPPFHASLEDALKANKRKVNNLNKENKKVKKGLNFGGQKAELWCPGGERLFLKKMAEESLRFSSQVTWFTSLISNKDNIKPTQKLLYKLGAKDIKILEMSQGQKISRILAWTFKTES; encoded by the coding sequence GTGAAAAAGATAAAGAAAAAAGGGGAACTGCATCCAAAAAATCCCCATAAAGGAAAATATAATTTTAAATTACTTGTAAAAAATCTGCCGGAATTGAAAAAGTACCTGAAAAAAAATCCAAGAGGGGAAGAAACTATAGATTTTAGTGACAACAAAGGGGTCATTCTTTTAAATAAGGCACTTTTAAAAACCTACTACGATATAGACAACTGGGATATACCAAAGGGTTTTTTATGCCCCCCTATTCCTGGGAGAGCAGACTATATACACTATATAGCAGGATTGCTAAAAGGGAAAAGAAAAGGTGTAAAAGTATTAGATATAGGAACAGGTGCAAACTGCATTTACCCTATTATAGGAAGTCAAAGTTATAATTGGGATTTTGTAGCTTCAGAGATAGACCCGAAATCCATAGAAAATGCAAAAAAAATAGTGAACTCAAATAAAGTTTTGAAAAATAAAATAACTCTAAAACTTCAAAAAAATAGGGAAAATATTTTTGAAGGGATAATCGAAAAAAATGATAAATTTGATTTGACCATGTGTAATCCTCCATTTCATGCTTCCTTAGAGGATGCCTTAAAGGCAAATAAAAGAAAAGTGAATAATCTCAATAAAGAAAATAAAAAAGTAAAAAAAGGATTGAATTTCGGTGGACAGAAAGCTGAATTATGGTGTCCTGGTGGAGAGCGCCTTTTCCTGAAAAAAATGGCCGAGGAAAGTCTTAGGTTTTCTTCCCAAGTTACCTGGTTTACATCCCTGATTTCCAACAAGGACAATATAAAGCCAACCCAGAAGTTATTGTATAAACTAGGGGCTAAAGATATAAAAATATTAGAGATGAGTCAAGGACAAAAGATCAGCAGGATCTTAGCCTGGACTTTTAAAACTGAAAGTTAA
- a CDS encoding class I SAM-dependent methyltransferase produces the protein MSQLKNRRSNMKQWYETLFENYGKKYDSESFTQGTIGECNFIEDEIYHNKNIRILDIGCGTGRHSIELAKRGYYVTGIDLSESMLKRAKEKSEEEKVDVYFQKADARNLTFKEEFDLAIMICEGAFSLMETDEMNYQILESAAKSLKENGKLIFTTLNALFPLYHSVKDFIESQKQEGNASCEKSSFDLMTFREHNTTSLEDDSGNQMELHCNERYYAPSEITWILKSLGFKTIDIYGAKLGAFSRKDKLTTEDFEMLIIAEK, from the coding sequence ATGTCTCAGCTTAAAAATAGGAGGAGTAATATGAAACAGTGGTATGAAACCTTATTTGAAAACTATGGTAAAAAATATGACAGTGAAAGCTTTACACAGGGGACTATTGGAGAGTGCAACTTTATTGAAGATGAGATCTATCACAATAAAAATATCAGAATTTTAGATATTGGGTGTGGCACTGGACGTCATTCTATAGAATTAGCAAAGCGTGGTTATTATGTAACTGGGATTGATCTGTCAGAGTCTATGCTGAAAAGAGCAAAAGAAAAGTCCGAAGAAGAAAAAGTAGATGTTTATTTTCAAAAGGCAGATGCCAGAAATCTTACTTTCAAAGAGGAGTTTGATCTGGCTATTATGATCTGTGAGGGAGCTTTTTCCCTTATGGAAACTGATGAGATGAATTACCAGATACTTGAAAGTGCTGCCAAGTCACTAAAGGAAAATGGGAAATTAATATTTACAACACTAAATGCTTTATTTCCTCTATACCACTCAGTAAAAGATTTTATAGAGTCCCAAAAGCAAGAAGGAAATGCAAGCTGTGAGAAAAGTTCCTTTGATCTAATGACCTTTCGTGAACACAATACCACCTCTTTAGAGGATGATTCTGGAAACCAAATGGAACTTCACTGCAATGAGAGATATTATGCACCATCTGAAATAACCTGGATTTTAAAATCACTGGGTTTTAAGACTATTGACATCTATGGAGCAAAATTAGGTGCCTTTAGCAGAAAAGATAAGCTTACAACAGAGGATTTTGAGATGCTGATAATTGCAGAAAAATAA
- a CDS encoding PhzF family phenazine biosynthesis protein, whose product MSLKIKALKIYQVDAFTDKAFHGNSAGVCILEEPIEDEIMQAIAAEMNLSETAFLIPEKNSLLESSNVFSLRWFTPKVEVSMCGHATLAASAILFDEFHVQTDEIIYRTKSGKLIARKKENKIVLDFPLDTPVFEGFPINKKLLEAVGISEYENIFLGENTKKLVVHLKNHEEVLKLNPNFELMRQLDVMGIKGLGVTASIGADYDFISRYFNPWAGIDEDSVTGSVHTLLASYWSEILGKNVLNAYQASKRGGEMLLKLREDRRLEIIGDFIITLKGEIYI is encoded by the coding sequence ATGAGTTTAAAAATAAAAGCATTAAAAATTTATCAGGTGGATGCATTTACAGATAAAGCCTTTCATGGGAATTCCGCAGGAGTCTGTATATTAGAAGAACCAATAGAAGATGAGATAATGCAGGCTATAGCTGCAGAGATGAATCTTTCTGAAACAGCATTTTTGATTCCTGAAAAAAATAGTCTTTTGGAAAGTTCAAATGTTTTCTCATTACGTTGGTTTACTCCAAAAGTCGAAGTATCAATGTGCGGACACGCAACCCTTGCTGCTTCAGCAATCTTGTTTGATGAATTTCATGTGCAGACTGATGAAATAATCTATAGAACTAAATCTGGGAAATTAATTGCCAGAAAAAAAGAAAATAAAATTGTCTTGGATTTTCCGTTGGATACACCTGTATTTGAAGGCTTTCCCATAAATAAAAAACTACTTGAAGCTGTGGGTATATCAGAGTATGAAAATATTTTTTTAGGCGAAAACACAAAAAAACTCGTAGTACACCTGAAAAATCATGAGGAAGTTTTAAAGTTAAATCCAAACTTTGAATTGATGAGACAGCTAGATGTCATGGGGATAAAAGGACTCGGTGTAACTGCCTCTATAGGAGCAGATTATGACTTTATCTCGAGATATTTCAATCCCTGGGCTGGCATTGACGAAGACTCTGTTACAGGTTCTGTACACACTTTATTGGCATCTTACTGGTCTGAAATACTAGGAAAAAATGTATTAAATGCCTATCAGGCGTCAAAAAGAGGCGGGGAAATGCTTTTGAAATTAAGAGAAGATAGAAGGCTAGAAATTATAGGGGATTTTATAATAACATTAAAAGGAGAAATTTATATATAA
- a CDS encoding mechanosensitive ion channel family protein, with protein sequence MSYYVAAILVLVFTLIYLLIRLRTLEKHFKGNVEENKNFGAMRNGSSVLKKTLKRSKEKALKNIGTRFTIIRRSLFLFWFVITVFLLLYPFLGNFSKGVFSVFASTGTIFLGFAAKPFIENIIAGMVITLSKQFNVGDTILIKDQYGVVEDINMTHTIVKLWDWQRFVIPNVNMLKENFINYSLVDQSQWSKVEFWISYEADIATVKELAIKLAKKNTHVNLTSEPYFWVMEMTSENIKCWVAALTDTPANGWSFKNEFRINFYTELGKLGIKPHLNVKYAVSDKN encoded by the coding sequence ATGTCGTACTATGTTGCTGCTATTTTGGTTTTGGTATTCACTTTAATTTATCTTTTGATTAGACTTCGGACTTTAGAAAAGCATTTCAAGGGGAATGTTGAGGAAAATAAAAATTTTGGTGCTATGAGAAATGGATCATCAGTACTAAAAAAAACTCTCAAAAGATCTAAAGAAAAGGCATTAAAAAATATAGGAACCAGATTTACAATTATAAGAAGGTCGCTTTTTCTTTTTTGGTTTGTAATAACGGTATTTTTATTACTTTATCCTTTCTTGGGGAATTTTTCAAAAGGTGTCTTTTCTGTGTTTGCATCTACTGGAACAATATTTTTAGGATTTGCAGCCAAACCCTTTATAGAAAATATTATCGCCGGGATGGTAATAACACTTTCAAAACAGTTTAATGTAGGAGACACGATACTTATAAAAGATCAATACGGTGTGGTTGAAGATATAAATATGACACATACAATAGTAAAGTTGTGGGACTGGCAAAGATTTGTAATACCTAATGTGAATATGCTCAAAGAGAATTTTATAAATTATTCTCTTGTAGATCAATCCCAGTGGTCTAAGGTAGAGTTCTGGATATCATATGAAGCTGACATAGCTACAGTAAAAGAACTTGCTATAAAACTGGCAAAAAAAAATACACATGTAAATCTAACCAGTGAACCCTACTTTTGGGTTATGGAAATGACTTCAGAAAATATAAAATGCTGGGTTGCTGCCCTTACAGATACTCCTGCTAACGGTTGGTCTTTTAAGAATGAGTTTAGAATTAATTTTTATACAGAATTAGGAAAACTTGGTATAAAACCTCATTTAAATGTAAAGTATGCAGTGTCAGATAAAAATTAA
- a CDS encoding BMP family lipoprotein, with protein sequence MKRLLGILAGIIIFTFTAFGAEKTKVGLVLSSGGLGTGFNHMAYEALTKLQDEGEIKFKYVEPSNINEDLQYLRDFASTGQYDIIIGMGTVVAESLKVAAEEYPDQKFGLVGATIEIPNTVTIDFAEQEMSFLAGALSAMMSKTGVVGTIPAMDNRSFNRFKNGFRQGAQYVNPKVKVFNTYMPTTSSNPFNDPATGKNISLMMMDRKADVIMHVAEGTGRGLFQAAKERGVYAIGCDVDEDGVLPGTILTSVRVRIDNAVYSLVSDLIKDKFVPGYTQANLASNGVSLTDFKYTKDIIGEKRMAKLNKIKNDIIKGKIKVSE encoded by the coding sequence ATGAAGAGATTATTGGGTATTTTAGCAGGAATTATCATTTTTACTTTTACAGCCTTTGGAGCAGAAAAAACAAAGGTAGGACTGGTATTGTCCTCAGGGGGCTTAGGTACGGGATTTAACCATATGGCTTATGAGGCTTTGACAAAGTTGCAAGACGAGGGGGAAATAAAATTTAAATATGTTGAACCTTCAAATATAAATGAGGATCTTCAGTATTTGAGAGATTTTGCAAGTACCGGTCAGTATGATATTATTATCGGAATGGGAACAGTGGTAGCTGAATCTTTGAAAGTAGCCGCAGAAGAGTATCCAGATCAAAAGTTTGGACTTGTAGGGGCCACAATAGAGATACCAAATACTGTCACTATAGACTTTGCTGAACAGGAGATGTCATTTTTGGCTGGAGCACTATCTGCAATGATGAGTAAGACTGGAGTTGTAGGAACAATTCCTGCAATGGATAACAGGTCTTTCAACAGATTCAAAAATGGATTTAGACAGGGGGCACAATATGTCAATCCAAAGGTAAAGGTATTTAACACTTATATGCCTACTACAAGCAGCAACCCATTTAACGATCCGGCAACTGGTAAAAATATTTCACTTATGATGATGGATAGAAAAGCAGACGTAATTATGCACGTGGCAGAAGGTACAGGAAGAGGTCTTTTCCAGGCTGCAAAAGAAAGAGGCGTATACGCAATAGGCTGCGATGTAGATGAGGATGGGGTTCTTCCAGGGACTATTCTGACATCTGTGAGAGTAAGGATAGATAATGCTGTGTACAGTCTTGTATCAGACCTGATAAAAGATAAATTTGTTCCTGGTTATACTCAGGCTAACCTTGCAAGCAATGGTGTCTCACTTACAGATTTCAAATATACAAAAGATATAATAGGGGAAAAAAGAATGGCTAAACTTAATAAGATAAAAAATGATATTATTAAAGGGAAGATAAAAGTTTCAGAATAG